Sequence from the Corallococcus sp. EGB genome:
GGCCGCGGTGCGCTCGGGAGTGGACAAATCCAGCTCGTCCACGCGCACGGGCTCCGCCAGCTCCGGGGACACGCCGCGCGCGAACAGGCGCTGGCTGCCGGTCTGCTGCGAGTACGCCCCCAGCATCCGCTGCGCGCGCTGCACGGACTGCCGGGCCTTGTTGCGCGAGCTGTCCACCACCAAGCGCACCGCGGCGGTGTGCCCGTTCGCGAAGTCCTTCGCGTAGTCGTCCGGCACCACCAGCACCAGGTCCAGCTTCCCGGCCTGCACCAGCGCCTCGTAGTCCCGCGGGGCCTCCGACAGCTTCGCGCCGTAGCGCTCCAGGAAGGCCATCAGGCTGGGCGCGTGCTCGCGGCCCACCACGGGCATCTCCAGCGGCCGGTCCTGCCGGTACCAGGAGGCCATCACGTTGAACATCACCAGGAACACCAGCGGGCCCAGGAGCGGCCACATCACCGCCGAGCCCAGCGTGCGCTTGTCCCGCAGGTGGTCGCGCACCTCCTTGCGCAGCACCGTTGCGATGAGGCCCCTCATTCGCGCAACCCCTGCTCGCTGCCAATCACGCTCACGAAGGCTTCCTCCAGGCTGTCCTTGCCGGTGGCCGCGCGCAGCGCATCCGCCGTCCCGTCCGCCACCACCTGCCCGCGCGCCACCACCACGATGCGGTCACACAGCGCGGCCACCTCCTGCATCACGTGGCTGGAGAACACCACGCAGCAGCCCTGCGCCTTCAGCTTGCGCAGGAGCGTGCGCACGGAGCGCGTGGCCATCACGTCCAGGCCGTTGGTGGGCTCGTCCAGGAGCACGTTGCGGGGCCCGTGCACCAGCGCGCGCGCCAGCGCCACCTTCACGCGCTCGCCCTGGCTGAAGCCCTCCGTGCGCCGGTCCGCGATGTCCTTCATGTCCAAGAGCTCCACCAGCTCCTCCACGCGCGCGTCGAGCGCGGCGCCGGACAGCCCGTGCAGCTCGCCGAAGTACCGCGCGTGCTCGCGCGCGGTGAGGCGCGGGTAGAGGCCGCGCGCATCCGGCAGCACGCCCAGCGCGCGCCTTGCCACCTCCGGCTGCTTCGCCACGTCCACGCCGTCCACGGTGGCGGTGCCGCCGTCCGGGCGCACCAGCGTGTAGAGCATGCGCAGCGTGGTCGTCTTGCCCGCGCCGTTGGGGCCCAGCAGGCCCGTGATGACGCCGTCCTCCGCGGTGAAGGACACGTCGTGCACGGCCGTCACGGAGCCGAAGCGCTTGTGCAGGTTCCTGGCTTCAATCATGGGCGCTCGGGTCCTACGGAACGGGGCCAGCGAAGGAGGTGAAGAAGGGCGGCCGCTTGAGGCCCGCGCCACAGTCCGGCGTCAGGCCCTCCACGCTGCCGCGCGCGAGCACCTCCGCCATCAGCGTGCGCGCGCAGTCCGCGCCCACGGTGTTGTGGCCCAGCCCCGGCACCACCACGTGCAGGCTGTGCGTCAGCGTCCGCTTCGCCTCCTCGCCCCAGGGCGGCGGCGTCACCGGGTCCAGCTCCCCGGACAACAGCAGCGTGGGGATGTCCGACTTCACGGGCTCGCGGAAGCTCGGGGGCACGTTCGCCTGGGGCCACTTCGCGCACGCGCGCTTCACGTCCAGCGCCATGCGCGGGCCGAACCAGGTGCCCTTCGCCTCGCGCTCGGCGTCCTCCTCCGTGAAGAAGGGCGCGTCCTCCGCGCACACCACGGCCATGAACATGCCCCGGCTGGTGGTGCGCGCCACCTCGTCGGTGAGCCCCAAGGACAGCGCCACGAAGGGCGTCCAGTCATCCTTCGCGGCGCGGTCCAGCATCAGCGGCACCAGCGACGCGACGTCCGGGCTGTAGAGCAGCGAGAACAGCTCCGACAGGAAGACGCGCCGGGTGAGCGTGAAGTCCTCCGGCACGCCCGTGCGCGGGTGCGCCAGGTGCACCTTCGCGGGCGCGGCCTCCAGCTTCGCGAGCAACGCTTCCGTGCGCGTCCGCAGGTCCGGATACGCCTTCGCGCAGACGCTGTCCTTCGTGCACGCCTCCAGCAGCAGGTCCAGGGCGCGCTGGCCGTCGCGCGCGGCGTACAGCGGCAGGTACTGCCCCATGGGGGCCACGCCATCCAGGATGGCGGTGCGCACGCGGTCCGGGTGCTGGCGCATGTACACCAGCGCCGCGCGCGTCCCGTAGGAGATGCCCCACAGGTTCACCTGCCGGTAGCCCAGCGCCGCGCGCACGTCGTCCAGGTCATCCATCGCGATGGACGTGGTGTAGAGCCGCTCGTCCGCGTCCCAGCCCTTGCGGCACTGGGGAATCACGTCCGCGTCCTCGCGGTCCTCGAAGCGCTCCGCCAGCGACTTGCGCGAGGGGCTCAGCGCCTCGCAGTCCAGCGGGTGCGAATCCCCCGTGCCGCGCTGATCCACGAAGACGATGTCGCGCTGGCGGCGGATGCGCTCCAGCGCGGGCAGGATGCGCGTGCGGGACGCCGCCTGGCCGGGGCCGCCCGCCAGGAAGAACAGCGGATCCGCCTTCGGCTCCGCCGCGAGCGCGGGCACCACCACCACGCGCAACGAAATCTTGCGCCCCTTCGCCGCCGCGCGGTCCTCGAAGACCTCCAGCGTGCCGCACAACGTCTGCGCGGCCACCCCGTCCAGCCGGCACGGCTTCAGCGCCATCCGCCGCCCGGACGCGCTCTCCGAGGCCTGGGCTCCGCCGCCGGCCTGGGAGCAGCCCGCGAGCGACAGCGCCGCCAGCACCGCCAGCGCGAGCCACCTCCCCGGGCGACGTCCCGGGGGCGCGGCGAGGGGGTGAGACAAGATGCCACCTGTCACGGCGGTCCAACCTCCAGCACGGGGGAGTCCCCTGGCGCATAGCATTGGTGTGCGGAAGGTGCACCCGTCGTTCCCCGGACATGCGCGGCGATTGAATGCGCGCGAACGCGGGGCGTCCTCTGCTACGCCCATGCCCATGAAGAAACGCGCGTTCCTGGTCCTCTTCACCCTGTCGCTCACCACGCTCGCCGGCTGCGCCACGCTGCAGAGCCTGCTCAACGGCGCCTTCCAGAAGCCCACCCTGCGCTTCAAGACAGCGCGGCTGGCGGACGCCTCCCTGTCCGACGCCACGGTGGACCTGGTGTACGAGTTGGAGAACCCCAACAGCCTGGGCCTGAAGCTGGCGTCCGTGGACTACGCCTTCTTCGTGGAGGGCAAGCAGCTGGTGGCCGGCAAGCCGAAGGAGGGCCTGAACCTCAAGGCCAACGGCAAGAGCCAGCTTGTCTTCCCCGCCAACGTGAAGTTCGCGGACATCGCGCCGGTGGTGACCACGTTCCTGGACAAGGACGTGGCGGCCTTCAAGGCGCAGGGGACGCTGGGCATCCAGACGCCGCTGGGCGTGCTGAGGTTCCCCCTGGAGAAGGAGGGCACCTTCCCCGTGCCCAAGATTCCGCAGGTGCAGTTCCAGGCGCCGCGCATCACCCACGTCACGCTCAGCGGCGCCACGGTGGAGTTCCCGCTGGCCATCACCAACCGCAACGCCTTCCCGCTGCCGGTGGCGGGCATCACCGGGGCGCTCAAGGTGGCGGGCGCCAACGTGGGCAACCTGTCCACGGGCAACCTGGGCATGCTGGACGGCAGCGGGACCAAGCAGGTGACGCTCCCGCTGACCATCAACTTCGCGAGCGCCGCGTCCGCGGCCATGGCCCTGCGCTCGGGCGGCAACGCCCAGGTGAGCCTGACGGGCAACCTGACCTCGGACGCGCAGTCCGTGCCCCTGAACCTGAGCCAGCTCGTGAATTTCACGAAGTAGACGGTAGGGCGTGCGGGGAAGCAGGCGGTGCATGGGACACCGGGGATGTTGTCCCCGGGCAGGGGAGCCGTTACGGTTGCGCCGCTTCCCGAGGGCCCCCCATGCGCCGCATCCTCTTCAAGTCCAAGATCCACCGCGCGACGGTGACCCAGGCCGACCTCGACTACGAGGGCTCGGTGACCATCGACAAGGACCTGCTCCAGGCGGCGGACATCCTCCCCTACGAGAAGGTCGCGGTGTGGAACGTCACGCGCGGCACCCGGCTGGAGACGTACGCCCTGGAGGGCGAGTCCGGCAGCGGCGTCATCTGCATCAACGGCGCGGCCGCGCACCTGAACCAGC
This genomic interval carries:
- the panD gene encoding aspartate 1-decarboxylase; the protein is MRRILFKSKIHRATVTQADLDYEGSVTIDKDLLQAADILPYEKVAVWNVTRGTRLETYALEGESGSGVICINGAAAHLNQPGDLVILATFAEVEEAEVANWKPTVVFVDGKNRAVPGIKEEIPGPARRIA
- a CDS encoding LEA type 2 family protein, which produces MPMKKRAFLVLFTLSLTTLAGCATLQSLLNGAFQKPTLRFKTARLADASLSDATVDLVYELENPNSLGLKLASVDYAFFVEGKQLVAGKPKEGLNLKANGKSQLVFPANVKFADIAPVVTTFLDKDVAAFKAQGTLGIQTPLGVLRFPLEKEGTFPVPKIPQVQFQAPRITHVTLSGATVEFPLAITNRNAFPLPVAGITGALKVAGANVGNLSTGNLGMLDGSGTKQVTLPLTINFASAASAAMALRSGGNAQVSLTGNLTSDAQSVPLNLSQLVNFTK
- a CDS encoding alpha/beta hydrolase — encoded protein: MLCARGLPRAGGWTAVTGGILSHPLAAPPGRRPGRWLALAVLAALSLAGCSQAGGGAQASESASGRRMALKPCRLDGVAAQTLCGTLEVFEDRAAAKGRKISLRVVVVPALAAEPKADPLFFLAGGPGQAASRTRILPALERIRRQRDIVFVDQRGTGDSHPLDCEALSPSRKSLAERFEDREDADVIPQCRKGWDADERLYTTSIAMDDLDDVRAALGYRQVNLWGISYGTRAALVYMRQHPDRVRTAILDGVAPMGQYLPLYAARDGQRALDLLLEACTKDSVCAKAYPDLRTRTEALLAKLEAAPAKVHLAHPRTGVPEDFTLTRRVFLSELFSLLYSPDVASLVPLMLDRAAKDDWTPFVALSLGLTDEVARTTSRGMFMAVVCAEDAPFFTEEDAEREAKGTWFGPRMALDVKRACAKWPQANVPPSFREPVKSDIPTLLLSGELDPVTPPPWGEEAKRTLTHSLHVVVPGLGHNTVGADCARTLMAEVLARGSVEGLTPDCGAGLKRPPFFTSFAGPVP
- a CDS encoding ATP-binding cassette domain-containing protein, which translates into the protein MIEARNLHKRFGSVTAVHDVSFTAEDGVITGLLGPNGAGKTTTLRMLYTLVRPDGGTATVDGVDVAKQPEVARRALGVLPDARGLYPRLTAREHARYFGELHGLSGAALDARVEELVELLDMKDIADRRTEGFSQGERVKVALARALVHGPRNVLLDEPTNGLDVMATRSVRTLLRKLKAQGCCVVFSSHVMQEVAALCDRIVVVARGQVVADGTADALRAATGKDSLEEAFVSVIGSEQGLRE